Genomic segment of Primulina tabacum isolate GXHZ01 chromosome 11, ASM2559414v2, whole genome shotgun sequence:
CACTAAATCCAATTGGCAATATCAGGGAAGCATACTAAAAAATAGAATGATTTCGTTCTCGAACATTTTGGATAATCATGCAAGATCATGATTAGCAAAATAAATCAGCAAATACAAAACTGTTTTCCAAACCTGAAAATAGCATGTGAAAATTTGCTTGCTTAGCAATTTTTCCTTAAAGCAGCTTTGGTGGGTTAGAAACGATTGAGTTTCATTCTATCATCCACTATAACAAAACCAATTTCCTAAGCCAATATGCTAAGCACAACATCATCTATATCTGGAATTCTTTTGTCCAACAAAAAAATCTAGAGAACATAATTTCTAGATTCAACGGTTAGCTGCAATGCTTATATCCCAAACCAACTAGCAAGCTAACACACTGCATCCACATGCCACACAAGTTCATGCAAGACAACAAAATATTACAGGAGGAGGAGGTAGTTTTAGATACACTGACAAAGCAGAGGATCGCGTTTCACTACCTTTACGCCGTTTGTCACAGCAGAGGAAGCAGATGGGAGCTTTTTCAGGGAACAGAtttatgcttcgaaattttctgTCTTGGCGAACACCAATAATTCCATCTTGCAAGCGACGTCCATGTTCttctagccatagcagcatggcaTCCTGCTGTTGGCTACCTTTTGGATCATGCACTGAATTGATCAATGCATCAGGAACACAAGGCAGCATTTCTCCATCTGTCACCAGATTCCTAGTGCCCACAAAAAGTTGGCCACTGATACAGTTTAAGAAGAAGATTTTCTCACTGTAAGTAGCAGAAGCTGCTACTACAGTATACTCGTATGATTTATCACCAAATCCTATCAGACGCATATAATCTCTTGTTCCAAGTACCATTTGGCTTAAGGGTAACAAGATCACATTCACGAGGTGATTGTACACAGAATAACCACCGATGACACCCAACAAACTTGAAGGTAAGCTGCCACTCACATCTTCATAAGGCAGTTCTTGGCCATCACAAAAGCGATATAGAACCCTAGTAGGAAGGGGAAGTTTTATTTTCAAAGACTTCTCAAACTGCTTGATTTCATCTTCAGATGCGCCCCTGCGTAGGGTTGGCAAAACCTCAGGAAAGTTTACTGCCAACCATTCTTTAAGTTTGCCCCAACAACTTTTAGCTCGCATAACAAGTGACCATGGATACATGGTAAATCCTTCTCGCCATGCTCTATAAGCTGCCTACAAATGAAGGGTAAATTGAGCTTCAACAGAGTATTCAAGACACACTAGCATCTCTAAGCCAAAATCTTCAATGTGGAAATAACTCGAGTAATGACAGAAGCACAAGTTGCCTAATTCAATCAATTCCATCAATACAGCTACTTTTGTGCTATTCCACCAAAATACTGTGTTTACAGATCCATGAAATAAGTATGAAAAGATTCAAATTGATGTTTTCAGCAGAGATTGAGATTCAGCACAGCACCTCTTGTGCTTGCTGTTCACCAAAATATTGTGTCCATGGACATGAAAACACAAACAAGAGTATGCAATCATTTAGCACCATTTGCAATTGAGTGAATAGTGTAAGAAAATTCACGTCTCAAATTCGTATTCACgatatttttctttgaaaaaaataaCCTTCATTCTCTTAAActgttaaaaaaataagaacTTTACCAGATAAAGAAAGTGAAATTTTCAGAGCTTCATCCTTCCACTTTATAAGTCAATCAGGAGATGCATTTGAGGAAATAATATGCTGCATTAGTCATATCCATCAAACGAATACTCAATTAAATTTCTACACTTGTTACCTGATCAATTCCCCCTCCTTCCACCCCCAAGAATAACTATCGTACTCCCCCATGTTTTCCTAACATATCACATCTCATTAGTTCAGCAGTGGCTCAGTGCTCATTCACAGCCCTAGGTGACCAGAAAatttctgaaatgaaataattcgCGGTTACAAAGACCCACACTTCCGATTACATAGAATTGAGCTAAAAAGTAATATCACCAGCGATCAAACTAACCAAGAAACAACTGAGTTAATCAggaaaataataaatgaaaaattTTAGTCGTCATTTTTTGTATTTAATGATAGTCAATTCTTCACAATAACATTCAAAAAAACATATAACAAAATTGCACACACATATATGTTCGCGCGTATCTAAGCATTCATGTAACCTTAAAAGAAGCGGTTGGATTGCCGTTGGGATCGAGAGGGGAGGAGAGATTGAGGTCATCGGAGCAGAATCGGGCCCAAAGGGAGTCGTCGGAGGCCCAAACCCGAAGCCTTTCACTGACACAGCAAAATGACGCAACGTCCAACGGAGCCAATTTCGACAGAATTACGTGCATCGCCAGCCCGTCCATCTTCTCCAACCCCATATTAGCTTTCTCAGCAGTTCTTGTACTGCGTATGACTCAAAATGCCGGCCCCGTCGATACataaattactttttatttgCATTTAGGTGGAATTTAATGCAAtggtttgttttattttaaaaattttgtgatgatattaaaataaagaactttaaatatatattttataattaattaaaattttattccaaaagggtttatttttgttattttataatttatggtGTTTTGTAATAAAATCACTAATGATATGGTTATTTTGTAAACATATTATGGCACTTTTGGTTagactttatatatatatatatatatatataaataaataaataaaacaatttgTAGAAACTTACCAAGGTGATATCCATCCACTGCCAGGTCATCAAACTGGCCCCACCAAAACGCCACCTCATCCAAAAACAACGGTCAGGTGTGTGATAACCCGACAACATCGGTTTGACTCCAACGTACGGACATTGCTCCACACTATATAAACCAAATGTTTCGTAGTCTCCATTTCTTCGTACTACTCTAACAACCAAGGAATTTATCGTACATCACATGCTTAATTTAGTAAGTTTGTTCTCCCTCTGAGAATAGATCTTTTTTATTCTTGTTTCATTTGTATCATCTATCCgttgaatttatatataaaaatatatctttaAATCGACAAAAAGATCCATAACGATGCTTCACGATACGGTTCAACTTCGAGAAGAACAGCTCCCAATGGTAATCAAtattgatttctttattttatcCAACATTGTCAATGTATTTTTCTTCTGATATATTGACTCATTACACATGTTTCTTACCTAATCCTTATGattatttagtttttttattcaaaattaacATGAAATTTCAAAGTTCTCAAAAGTTTGTTCAGAAAGAgaaaattgaatattgatattgattcagatgtaaatgatttttattgttttttctttttcaggAAGAAATTACAAGCCCTTTTGGAGCTCAACTTTTCGAGTTTTGTGAGTCTTATTTATTTCCAGATACAATGCAGGATTCTGAAGTTGGATCAACTTCTAATTGTTGCTATGAAGAGCAATCATCCTATCCCATAAATCATTCCTTCATTAACTCAGATATGAACATATGCAATAATATCATGCACAATGACATGAAAACAGTCGTGGCCTCTGGCGCCACCGCCACCACGCCTTCCACCAGCCCCTCGACGCCAACCATCACCACCACCAGAGACGACTGCATGTCCGCGATATTCGGTTCAACTTATGATCAGATAGGGAATGACATATCAGATTCAATAGACTTCACCTCCCTTTCTCCATCCTTTCCGGTCTACCCTTATTCTCTACACACGAGCAATCAAGAGCAATTCAACATTTCTTCTATAGACAGTAATTTTTCACTAGAAGGGGAATGTGGCATGCTTTCTATGCCAATCATGGCTCATCAATGCATATCTGAAAGGCAGCAGGGGGTGGCGCCACCACCACCACCCATGATGGGACCATGGCTTCCGGCAGCTTATGAAGGGGAATGCGGCATGCCTTCTGTGCCATCTTACCTTTCTTTAAGATCCCCATTACCTGGTTGCGCGCTTATTGATCCCATGATGGGACGGTATTTGCATTCAGGCGGCATAAACGCACCATTTTCTGAAGAcaattcagggattttcataggGAGTGGTTCGCTCATGGGAACGGATCTTTCACATCAGGAACTGGAATTTCAAGGAGAAAATGGCGGAATTTTCATGCCTGACTCCATGCCAAGAGTTTTTAACTACACCTATGAGAGTCAACATCTGGACGTGCATGGAGGTCCAGATACAACTCCCCTGACATCAGAGATTTCAGGTTTGGAAGATCCCAACTTCAAGGTGGGAAAGCTCTCTGCCgaagaaaggaaaaggaaaattcATAGATACATGAAGAAAAGGAATGAAAGGAACTTTAGCAAGAAAATCAAGGTCACCGTCTCTGATCTCTTTCATATATATTCATCAAATACGCAAATAAtgagttcaaaaaaaaaaaaaaaactaacagTATATCTTGTACGAATTAATTCACCAACTCTAGAAAAGTTTCAATCCCAAAATGCAGTACGCTTGCCGCAAAACACTTGCGGACAGCAGGCCCCGTGTTAGAGGACGATTCGCGAAGAATGATGAATTAGGAGATATCGGGAGAAAAGGCTGTAGCAATCATGAAGATGATAAAGATGAAGAGTTCAGCCTGTTTTCAACTCAAATCCCAGCTGATCAACAACGCAAGGTATGCATATGGACTGATTTGGTTTCTTTTGCCTTGTGTTGAACATCATATTTAAATTGGTAGAAAAAACATTTCTCTGTAATTCCAAAAGACTCGTGTAATTATGATCAGAATTGTTAATCATGGTTGCGTACATTCCCGGTGAATTCACTGTTCTGTTCTTCGGATTCGTAGGTGGTTGTAAGAGAAGAAGATGACATTGACTCCTCAGATATCCTTGCACATATAAGCGGAGTAAACTCCTTCAAATGGTATCCCATCCAATCTTGGATTTGATAAAGCTATTATCCTTAATTTGATCAACAATTTTTTGCAGAAACTTTTAATCAACCGGCAATTATTTTGTTTTGCAATAATTGTAGTCATAGTTGTGCAGTCTGATTTTTGTCACCGTATACACTAAATATTGTCTGGaaatatgtaaaaatatttagagtaaATATTCTTAATTAGAGTTAATCATACATAATATTTGTGTGTTATATTATGCACGCAGTATGTGTGTATCCGTCACTGTTACTAATAATAAGATAGAGTGAATGATTGAATTTCAATAAGTTGCACTTAGATGGAAGGATTTGATTTGGACGGAAAGATTTGATTTGagagatatttgaaattatacCTATCTTTGATAGATTTCAAATCCATGTGATCACCTGTTGTATATGTGTTTGTTAATAGGCGAATGAATATAAATTCATCAAAACAATCAAATACATTTGAAATTTATAGTTACAAATCTATTGATCCAAACACAATattaaatttatcaaatttacaTCGATAT
This window contains:
- the LOC142518836 gene encoding uncharacterized protein LOC142518836 isoform X2; the encoded protein is MLNLEEITSPFGAQLFEFCESYLFPDTMQDSEVGSTSNCCYEEQSSYPINHSFINSDMNICNNIMHNDMKTVVASGATATTPSTSPSTPTITTTRDDCMSAIFGSTYDQIGNDISDSIDFTSLSPSFPVYPYSLHTSNQEQFNISSIDSNFSLEGECGMLSMPIMAHQCISERQQGVAPPPPPMMGPWLPAAYEGECGMPSVPSYLSLRSPLPGCALIDPMMGRYLHSGGINAPFSEDNSGIFIGSGSLMGTDLSHQELEFQGENGGIFMPDSMPRVFNYTYESQHLDVHGGPDTTPLTSEISGLEDPNFKVGKLSAEERKRKIHRYMKKRNERNFSKKIKYACRKTLADSRPRVRGRFAKNDELGDIGRKGCSNHEDDKDEEFSLFSTQIPADQQRKVVVREEDDIDSSDILAHISGVNSFKWYPIQSWI
- the LOC142518787 gene encoding LOW QUALITY PROTEIN: F-box protein SKIP16-like (The sequence of the model RefSeq protein was modified relative to this genomic sequence to represent the inferred CDS: deleted 1 base in 1 codon), with the protein product MGLEKMDGLAMHVILSKLAPLDVASFCCVSERLRVWASDDSLWARFCSDDLNLSSPLDPNGNPTASFKAAYRAWREGFTMYPWSLVMRAKSCWGKLKEWLAVNFPEVLPTLRRGASEDEIKQFEKSLKIKLPLPTRVLYRFCDGQELPYEDVSGSLPSSLLGVIGGYSVYNHLVNVILLPLSQMVLGTRDYMRLIGFGDKSYEYTVVAASATYSEKIFFLNCISGQLFVGTRNLVTDGEMLPCVPDALINSVHDPKGSQQQDAMLLWLEEHGRRLQDGIIGVRQDRKFRSINLFPEKAPICSSAVTNGVKVRASAAFLPEFSNFQDESEKFMFAYSIRLSLSPDGCIINGMTFSSCQLYWRHWIIRANDLVVANPNGEAVIGQYPLLRPDEEEFVYESWTTLQTSRGSMEGSFTFVPGRLADAKGEPFAVEAASFPVQLPEYIF
- the LOC142518836 gene encoding uncharacterized protein LOC142518836 isoform X1, producing the protein MLHDTVQLREEQLPMEEITSPFGAQLFEFCESYLFPDTMQDSEVGSTSNCCYEEQSSYPINHSFINSDMNICNNIMHNDMKTVVASGATATTPSTSPSTPTITTTRDDCMSAIFGSTYDQIGNDISDSIDFTSLSPSFPVYPYSLHTSNQEQFNISSIDSNFSLEGECGMLSMPIMAHQCISERQQGVAPPPPPMMGPWLPAAYEGECGMPSVPSYLSLRSPLPGCALIDPMMGRYLHSGGINAPFSEDNSGIFIGSGSLMGTDLSHQELEFQGENGGIFMPDSMPRVFNYTYESQHLDVHGGPDTTPLTSEISGLEDPNFKVGKLSAEERKRKIHRYMKKRNERNFSKKIKYACRKTLADSRPRVRGRFAKNDELGDIGRKGCSNHEDDKDEEFSLFSTQIPADQQRKVVVREEDDIDSSDILAHISGVNSFKWYPIQSWI